The Bryobacteraceae bacterium genomic sequence GGCGACATGTACTGGGCGTCGAAAGGCGCCGGTGCGTGGCGGACGCCGCAGAAGCCGGATGCGGGCGACGCCGAACGGCTCCGGGCGTCTGTGGTGAAGGAAGTCTCCGAAGCGGTGATGTGCATCAATTCCTTCACGAACATCCAGCGGTCCGGCTTCAGTGGGCGCCTGCTCGAATGGCTGCGCCACTTCTGGGCCGTGCGTAGCATGGGCGGCGCGCTGGATGCGATGATGATCGCCGCCGGATCCGCCGACGGGTGGCTCGAGCAAAGCGCGAAGCCGTGGGATCTTGCCGCAATCAAGATCATCGCCGAAGAAGCCGGCGCGCGATTCTTCAACTTCGACGGCGGGAACTCCATCTACGGCGGCAATTGCGTTCTCTGCACTCCGGCCCTCGAAACGGCAATGCGGCGATTCGTGAATTCATGAGACGATTGCGGAGATGAAGGATATCAAGATCGGGATTGTCGGGCTTGGCTGGGTGGCCGGCGCGCATATCGATACGTTCAAGAAGGTGGATGGGGCGGCCGTTACGGCGGTGTGCTCACGGCGCGCGCTCGATCCGGCAGCGCTCGAAAGGCAGTTCGGCACGCGGCTGGAGGTCTATTCGAGCTACGAGCAGATGCTGCGCGAAGCCGACATCGACGTGGTGGATATTTGCACGCCGCATCCGATGCATCCGCGCGAGGCGATCGCCGCCGCGGCGGCGGGCAAGCACCTGCTGATCGAGAAGCCGATCGGCATTTCGTGGAAAGACACGGTGGCGGTACGGGAGGCGATCAAGAAAGCGGGCGTGCAGGCGGGGGTTTGCTTCGAGGTGCGGTTTAGCCGGCAGGCGATGGCCATTCGGACGGCGCTCGACCGCGGTCTC encodes the following:
- a CDS encoding inositol monophosphatase family protein, which produces MSYEIELAAARAAMARAGAKAFEYWRTGLAADAKSDDSPVTAADRECERILVQELCAQFPDDGILGEEGAEKPSSSGRRWIVDPIDGTRDFVRGNRLWSMLLALEDAGEVVVGVANFPALGDMYWASKGAGAWRTPQKPDAGDAERLRASVVKEVSEAVMCINSFTNIQRSGFSGRLLEWLRHFWAVRSMGGALDAMMIAAGSADGWLEQSAKPWDLAAIKIIAEEAGARFFNFDGGNSIYGGNCVLCTPALETAMRRFVNS